aaaaaaaaaaaagaactttgtTTACGAATGAATGTTTGCTTTAGATACgataagttttaaaaaaaaatgtcaagtaatatagaaaatttgacTGCgtcggagaaagaagaaagtgaaaagatgaagaaagaactTGAAAGTAATATTTGGCATaactttaacaaattattatatttaatgtgaCATTTATCAACAATGGAAAATAAACATGCATccatacattattatttacatattaataagattttcatatgttttaatatgagtatttatttttttttatccagaAATGGGGATAGACAGGCCAAACTATAATTTAAGATACATGAAGCAAATTATCAATGTAATACGTGAATCTAAAGAAATGGCCAACAGACCAGAAAATAATGCAAGAAATCAAAAGGTaagttaatagaaaaattcaataataatctattaacTAATGTAatacgatttattaataactttttagGATTTGCCATATTCTACTAATAATTCTGTACCAGATCTAGCGACTAAAGCAAAGTCAATACTAGAAACAGATAATGACCGACCAAAACCAAGTTGCTCGTACAGCACTTATCATAATAGTAGCTCAGAATCACCTAATGTTCGTGATAAGAAAAACATTATGTCTAGAAGAAAGAGTTCGGATGATGATGTCAGTGATGATGGTTCAGATAAATACCTATCTCAtcaaaaatctaaaaattctATGCAGGAATGTTCTAATTCacgtatagaaaataaattaggtGCTCCAttagaacataaaaaaaaattgatcagaTGGCGGATTAATCCATTAGATTCTCGCTCTGATCAGAACGATGTGCCTTTACAACAGCCAAGGCGACCTCCAGCTCAAGAGCGCATACCTTTCAGATTTTGTAAAGATGCGAATACAACTGAAAAGggcaataaaataatgaatgaattgaGTATTCATTTGAAAGAAATGGCAGATCTATGGTTCAGTTGCCATGGTTCAACCCAATTGAAGTTTCGATGGGGGACACCCATTCAGGTGTGTACCTCCATGTCTCGTTCATATCGTTGACTCACAgaagtaataacaattttttattgtgagtcttttttctataaaatacaatataactCTTGTATAGTTTCACATATCTACTgagtattattacaaaaaaaaatttatatattatgtaaatgaaACTGCAactttatgataaaaatatcttctgtttgtttttgatattttattttacaaaagtaatttgttttgttaatttgttccttaaaaaaaaataaaaattatttattgggtactattatttaaaaaaacaaaaaaattatttttgtcaaataacaataaataataaatttttatttaactgttttattatgatttgcattattaatatatatagatatacataaaagaaaaacaattctgATGAAGAAATTCATCTAATGGCTAATCATAACTTACACAAtgtttttgtgaaaaaaaaaaaaataataataaataacaaaaaaatatataaatttcttcaataaattaaaatattcataaaagtGTGCATTTTTGATAATGtactaaaaaatattcaagtaatgaatatttgttttgatattaaactctttatatatatatattgcttaaATGATTGTGTAAGTAACTACTATaagtttttataaaagtaaatttgaataattgataatatttctgCAAATAATTGTTAACCTGTATTACCATAGGATATATGTACCCATAAACATTTACAGGTGACAGTCATTAAAAGTGTAaactataatgaaatttttcaataaattatatttctatacaaaaagaatagactcttctctttttcactttacTTATTTCAGTTCtaatccttctttttcaaCATTTATATAGGTGGATACTGATAACAACAGTTTGGACAGAAAACCTCTCATGGTTGCTactaatttcaatgaattagaaaatataagcAGTAATTACGACAGAGCTAACAAAAGGAAAGCTGCTTGGTTTATTAATACAGCAGTATCAAGTTCTAGCagtgatgataatgatgaaatgAGTCTTAGCCttcttaaaaaaacaaaaattgaagaTACAAATAAAGTacgcaaaatattatataacaaggAACCAATAACTCAAGAAACAGATTGTTTAAAGCAACAATCTGATAAAGaagatttattatcaaataataattttaatcttattaatgaCAACGATACTGctagaaaaagtataaatataaaatctttgcAAGGGCCTAAAGAAAGATCTTCTGAAATGTTATCCAATACAAAAATAGAGACACTTTTAAAGTCAAATgtgtttgataaaaataagacaTTAAGTACTTATTCGtctttaaaaaatcataaagatacaaataaaaatgatgtagAAAGAAGTCCTAATACATCAAATAAAGAAAGTCTAGATTACAAACTGACAACTAAAGAAGCAGTTGTAGAATTGGAAAGAATTATTGACAAAGATAATGAAATGCTATTAAATGAAGACGTTGTTATTAAACCATTATCTTTGAAGAGTTTTTCAGCACGACTAGCAAAACAATGTGTGCATTTAAAACAAGTTGAtgctgaaagaaaaagaaaaatactttcaGATCAAAAGGAAGCTCaaagaaaagaggatgaagaaaaagagaaaagaaagcaagattttatgaaaagaagaaTGCAGGAGATGGAggaaacatttataaataaagaaaaagctcaaagtaaagataagagaaaggaTAGGCTGGTAGAAGTATTACAATCTAGAAACACAAGTCGAACACAAAAGTGGAAGgatcaagaaagaaaacaaatagaaaagcaaaataaagAAGCTGTACTTCAGGTCAATTGTTgttgtaattatataataagtatgtatgtacaggatatttattcatttcatattttaatctttcttattttatattttataggacAATGGCAATGaggatataattaaagaaatggCAAAGgatgtttattatttagaaaaaaaagtaacttgTCCTATCTGTAATAAATCTTTCCCAAGCGATAAGATAGAAAATCATGCAGCTACGTGTGATCAATTTGAAGCGGATAATGAACCTGAACAAGACATTACTTATTCTCCTCAAAACAGTAGATATGTagtcaaagaaaaaactaaGAATTCAAAAACGACATTTGAATGTAATATTTGTTCTACATTTAAAACAGAAAATGGCATAGATTATGAAGATCACGttaataaatgtttacaaGATAAACAGAATTCTCCATCTCGAGGTATATTGtttagtttatatattattatagataattattatataaattaatatgatgataatatattttatatacatatttaggTACTTCTATGATGATCAATGTACCTGATTCTCCTGTACGTTCTTATCAATCCATTAGTGAACAAAGAACTTCTAATATAGATTACAATGGGCAATTAATTTCAGTAAGGAAAGCACAAGTAGGTAGGAAGAGAAAACGTTGATAAAATTtgtcttattaaaattttatattttttgtttcatattctaatattaattaaacaagtacttgtttaatatttatcggtATTTTTGGAAATGTTAACATGTAtagtatatttgtatttaactaaaaaaaaaaaaaaagaaatgatttatgtTACCTCCTATTTTTATCACAGTTCACTTAACAATATAATGCTAAAGAAGATATTCCTCTTCtgcatttaatataaacattccatttgtaataaattaaacgttaagtttatattttcagaaatatatttatcttttcatttttttttttttttttttttttttttatattgtaatttaatgGTAAAAAATTTccgatatttttcttgaaaaacatttataaatttggaaaattatatgaaagtcaaattttaacatttaatttaatgtattGTAAAATGAGTGAAAAATACGTAgattattaagtatatatacaataaattagaataatcaGCAAACTAAAATATGAGTAGTCTTCGCACCAAAGTTTTTTTATagaatgttaaatatataatatacatatatatgtacagtacagatatatatacgcgcgcgcgcgcgcatgtgtgtatatatatacatctgtactaaaattattaaaaaataatacattaaaatagTAATAGATATCACACAAAAGTATCTAGTTTTATCAATGCTAattagttaaaaaataatataataaatcattcaatttatggatatatttctttttattattaatatagttagcattgatattattagactattaagtatatataaatatttttatactaataaaaattttgtaaaacttAAGTATATGATCAAAGATAATTCTAAAATTATCATCTATACCTTATCTTTTTATAGATTAAACGTAATACTTTGTATTGTATAATACTCCCatgtttatctttcatttaataaataattgcttGCTAAtcaatttagataaaaatatcattttgcattgagataaatcattatttatcatagctattatttaaatatcaaaggTTGATTATGCTTGATAAGGttgatatacttttataaaattaaatcagcTGATGTAATATGTATCAAATATGCAATATAAAGtctatatgaaattatttattgtttctttttttttctgtaacaatattaaagaaataaaaaagtaatattctagaatgaaaatgttcatactatatattttataatagtattacttaatttctataattttataaatattttcaattaaatatacatacgatattaattttatatttcatggtTATTAAAGTTTACATAAAGTATGAAggaattgataatatttatattaattatatgtgtAAATAATGTGGCTGTGGAATTCATAACCTTAAATGGTGCATGGAAAGGAACTATTTTATGCGGTAAGAtctaacaatttatttatatgcatgATATTGTTTATACTtatcttaatttctttcttttagataaatcttctaataaaaaatgtcaaggtaatatattatttctttttaatatctcttttctttacacatttatttattcattatttattaatgatacatTGTCTATATAGAGCTAGATTTTCCTGCAATTGTACCAGGCGGTATCTATACAGATTTAACTACTGCACGTTTGATACCTAATAACTTTCTAGCAatgaacgatataaaaaatcgatGGGTTGGTAACCAAACGGTTGTATACAGCAAAAATTTTACTGGTAATTAAGgatattctaaaaaatataaacatgtaCCTACTAAGTTAATTAACTCATTTTTAGGGACAAATACTTTTGTAAATGGTTCAACAATAGCCTTAATATTTCATGGACTCGATACTTTTGctactatttttttaaatgatcataAAGTAGGAGAAGCTTCTAATATGtttttaaagtatatattttatatagaacaaTATATAAAGGTATATCACAATTTTCTCATcatgtttttataaaacaacatacatttacaaaaaaggaacaaaaaactTACAGATAGGGGAGAatactttaaaaattatatttcattcacCTATAAAAATGgcaaatgatttatataaaaatcaaagtcTACAATATATTGTTCCCCCAAAATGTGTTCCCAAAGAATATAATGGAGAGTGTCATGTTAATCACATTCGAAAAATGCAAGCTAGTTTCTCATGGGATTGGGGCCCAGCTATTCCTTCTATGGGAATTTGGTATgaactaatattttttttttacgtataataatatttgatcaaGGAAAAACTAATAACTAATGTTATAGGAAAAGTGTTGAATTAATTTCTACAACTGAAATTCTAATTATAGACATTACAACAGACATATACGAAAAAGATAATCTTTgggaaatttttataacaatattctttgaaatttctcCTCATAAAGGAAGTGACACTATTATGTGTAATATAGcttcaaaattatatactataaattctatatatgcTCAAAATTCAtctgatataatattacaagtaAAGAATAGATATGCTACCATATCAACTATATTAAATGTGCATTCGGTAAGCGACTGTCCTCATggcaattaaaattatttgtattataattatttattattttttaattatattgaattatttaatagaaattgatTGATAGATGGTGGCCAAATGGTTTTGGTAAACAAAATTTGTACACATTAAAAGTTGCTATTACAACAGGAACTAAaacagtaaataaatatatgcgcATAGGTTTCAGAACTATAGAATTAGTAGAAGAACCATTAGAGAAAGGATTgagtttttattttcgtgTAAATGGTATACCAATATTTGCAAAGGGAAGTAATTTTATTCCTGCAAGTATATTTCCTGAATTAACAgctaaaaaaaatgttattagaaACCTATTGCAATCGGCTAAGGAAGCACACATGAATATGCTTAGAGTTTGGGGTGGAGGAATGTATGAatctgatttattttataatttagcCGATGAATTCGGAATTATGATTTGGCAAGATTTTATGTTTGCTTGCTCAATGTACCCTACGAGTGAAGAATTTTTGAGCTCCGTTAAAGAGGAAGTTATACAAAATGTACgacgattaaaaaatcatgCAAGTATAGTTTTATGGGCAggcaataatgaaaatgaagcaGCTTTATATAGTAATTGGTATGGAACTGGTAAagaggatatatataaaaatgattacatTAAACTTTatgtgaatttaattaaaaaggagGTGGAAAAATTAGATCCTACTAGACCTTTTGTTGTATCCAGTCCTAGTAATGgtttatatacaaaagaatACAATTATGTTGGACAAAATCcttattcaaatttatatggAGATGGTAAGAgacattatatattctatattataaaatatattataataattatatacaaataggGATAACACATCTTTAATTAcagttcattattataattatatgagaAATGGATGggatataaatcaatatccACGTTCAAGATTTGTCTCAGAATATGGATTTCAGTCGATGCCATCAATTTATACAATGTTAACAGctatagaaaattttgatgATTTACGGATAGGCACTAACTTTTTGAAACACCgtcaacatttattttttggtACTGAATTCatgaaatttcttatttctacaaattttgtaataccaaaatcaaataatacaaTTC
The window above is part of the Vespa velutina chromosome 24, iVesVel2.1, whole genome shotgun sequence genome. Proteins encoded here:
- the LOC124957140 gene encoding beta-mannosidase — its product is MSSNIENLTASEKEESEKMKKELEKMGIDRPNYNLRYMKQIINVIRESKEMANRPENNARNQKDLPYSTNNSVPDLATKAKSILETDNDRPKPSCSYSTYHNSSSESPNVRDKKNIMSRRKSSDDDVSDDGSDKYLSHQKSKNSMQECSNSRIENKLGAPLEHKKKLIRWRINPLDSRSDQNDVPLQQPRRPPAQERIPFRFCKDANTTEKGNKIMNELSIHLKEMADLWFSCHGSTQLKFRWGTPIQVDTDNNSLDRKPLMVATNFNELENISSNYDRANKRKAAWFINTAVSSSSSDDNDEMSLSLLKKTKIEDTNKVRKILYNKEPITQETDCLKQQSDKEDLLSNNNFNLINDNDTARKSINIKSLQGPKERSSEMLSNTKIETLLKSNVFDKNKTLSTYSSLKNHKDTNKNDVERSPNTSNKESLDYKLTTKEAVVELERIIDKDNEMLLNEDVVIKPLSLKSFSARLAKQCVHLKQVDAERKRKILSDQKEAQRKEDEEKEKRKQDFMKRRMQEMEETFINKEKAQSKDKRKDRLVEVLQSRNTSRTQKWKDQERKQIEKQNKEAVLQDNGNEDIIKEMAKDVYYLEKKVTCPICNKSFPSDKIENHAATCDQFEADNEPEQDITYSPQNSRYVVKEKTKNSKTTFECNICSTFKTENGIDYEDHVNKCLQDKQNSPSRGTSMMINVPDSPVRSYQSISEQRTSNIDYNGQLISVRKAQVGRKRKRSSNKKCQELDFPAIVPGGIYTDLTTARLIPNNFLAMNDIKNRWVGNQTVVYSKNFTGTNTFVNGSTIALIFHGLDTFATIFLNDHKVGEASNMFLKYIFYIEQYIKIGENTLKIIFHSPIKMANDLYKNQSLQYIVPPKCVPKEYNGECHVNHIRKMQASFSWDWGPAIPSMGIWKSVELISTTEILIIDITTDIYEKDNLWEIFITIFFEISPHKGSDTIMCNIASKLYTINSIYAQNSSDIILQVKNRYATISTILNVHSKLIDRWWPNGFGKQNLYTLKVAITTGTKTVNKYMRIGFRTIELVEEPLEKGLSFYFRVNGIPIFAKGSNFIPASIFPELTAKKNVIRNLLQSAKEAHMNMLRVWGGGMYESDLFYNLADEFGIMIWQDFMFACSMYPTSEEFLSSVKEEVIQNVRRLKNHASIVLWAGNNENEAALYSNWYGTGKEDIYKNDYIKLYVNLIKKEVEKLDPTRPFVVSSPSNGLYTKEYNYVGQNPYSNLYGDVHYYNYMRNGWDINQYPRSRFVSEYGFQSMPSIYTMLTAIENFDDLRIGTNFLKHRQHLFFGTEFMKFLISTNFVIPKSNNTIRDFMDFIYLSQINQAVSVKIQTESYRQARSELNALGEGFTMGALYWQLNDVWQAPSWSSIEYGGRWKILHYYAIEFFSPIIVTSHLSQANELSVYIVSDKLYPISNCTLKLNIYNWNSMVPLHVHSIDNIKVEPNKAMRITSIWLDKFLEKIKCGTLVEAKKFCIMRLTLEDYNRLQIAPVNYVYPTVLKDVNIPLANIKIKINTNYLPGKLSNYPDYEIELTTNNIALFVWLEVKSISGRFSENGFHMFEQTKYIKFHAYEATTPNILRKNIQVTTLSDIYNSNRTVNIYEYFYEGK